The nucleotide window GATAAAATGACATTTTGGAACATTGGGAAATGATTTCGTTTAGAAGGTAATTCAATCATCATGGCGTTTTTACTCTTTTAGAATATATTGAGCGTTTATTTAAATGAGTTGGCAACTTCATGCAGAAAATATGTAGCCTAATAAAGGGTAGGAAATATTGGTGGGGTATGGGAGCTATAATTTAATCCTTTATCTTACCCCTTCCTTTGAAAATGTGTAGGGACAAACAAAGCAAACAAAGGAAAGTTTCAAGTTGCCATCCCCCTGCATCATTTAAATATTCagtacaacaacaaaactagGGTGcaggaaaaaactaaaactgcAGTGGctcatttaaatatttatgGAAATATGCTGAATACAGTAggcagccaaaaagaaaagtcctTGAAAAATAGTTTGGATTtcttatacaaaaaaaaaaacaaaaaaaaaaaacaagaccaCCTCAATCACTTTCGTGTGCGTTGCAAAGTAGGGGTAGAGTATAGTACCTGCGGACGTACAGCTGACGTCACAAATTTGAGGGCAGAGtaagaaaataattcaaatcaTTTCTTGTTGTTCCTGACCACTTGGCGATTCATCTCTTTAGAAAGAGAAGCTGCCAGATCAGTCTTGGATTCGATCTGAATTACGatttacatttaatttttattaattgtTGTTAAAGGCATCTCGATTTGAAATCGGGATCGAGTAGCTTCagacaagaaatgaaaactcaTTTGTTTTAATCTGTTCTTTTATTATTGATAGGCTTTTCCTGCATCTTGTTTAACTGCCGGTAAAGTGTTGATGCAAAAATGTTCGTGCAACAACGAACTTCATACTGCAATCGGGAAATTGACGATACCTCCGGCGCCATTCTGTCCTTTCAGCTGGAGCATTCCACTATCTTGCGTTGTTTGATTATCGCAACAGGTGGAACCTGTCGTGCCACCGTTATAAGACCAAGACCAAACGCCCTGCCAAAACATCGGCAATAAACATCAAAGTAAATTTTTAATGCAATTAAGTTAAGTACCTGATAACCATTATCGTAACTGTACTGGAAAAGAGTTGGACTGGTTTCGGGACCGCCACAAACAGTGGCAAATTCACCAATCACCAAAGGCTTATCCAATCCGTAGGATGCGGCTGTAACCTTGTAATACAATCGAATATCATGTTAATCGTGCTAATGGAcgtacactttttttttcgtaggTACTTTGAATGGTTCGCTGGGGTCCCATTGTCCGTTGTACGTGTAAGTGTGAAATTGGTAAAAATCTAATGTGCCTAAATTTCTACCACCTGCAGCTAGGAGACATTCGTCTGTGTAGTAATTTCCTGTTGAGATGGGATtaattacaaaattaaaaaactcaAATTTTCAATCACATAACGTCAATTTAACTGGATTGTTCGTATGCGTCAGACTGGGCGTGTTCCGACCAAGAGCCTAAGGTAACGAGCGATGCGGGATTAGTTTCCTTGATGGCGTGCGTTTGCCAGTTGACGAACTTCAAATTACTTCAAGTTAATTTCAAgttaatttattttcctttcatttatttaattgATTCTAAATGTACTTTTCCATAGGGATGGTGAGGCCTGTCCAACTGGCGTCCGTATTCGCAAGTGGAGTCGTATCGAAACATGGATTGTCATTCACCTGGTTAAGTAAAATGGCTCCTTCCGGCTCGTTCATAATTTCCCAAGCAGCGAGTGCAGGATGATCTCCCAAAGCTGCAACCATCGGCTATCAAAGATAATTTGACGTTAAAATCCGAAAaagttcgtttttttttttttttaggttagCACCTTGAGAGCGTTGTCGATGTAACTCTGCAGTTTGGCATCGTCGTAAAACAGGTTGATCGTGTTCTGATTTTCCAGGACTGCGCCGTTCCACAAAACGAAGATGACGAGAATATTTTTACTTTGCGCAAAATCCAGGAAGGATCGCATATCGTCGATGATTGTGCCCGTACTGTCGGGACTGGTCACGTATCCATTGCTGTCGTAGGTTGGAGTGTTTTGTCCTTCTACATGTACCCATTGCCCTGTCGTATCCCACGTTAGTGTCGTAAAGGATTTATTGGTATTTTTTGAACACTTACGAATTGAGTTTCCTCCGCTATTGGCGATCATGGTGAGCCAAGTCTCTAACGTCACCTTTGAATTGGATTCATAGAGGCCGTTTCCGAAGTCGTAGCCGTACGAATACCAAGCGATGTTGGCTCCAGACAGGAATACTTTCTGGCCATTGTAAAGGAAATCACGACCACTCGTCGTCAATCGGCCGACGCCCAACGTCACGCAAATACCCAGGAACAAGACGGACAGCCTcagcattttaaaaaagtaagagTTATTATTTTAACGAGTTTAGTTGGCAAGCAGGAAATTTTGATAACTGAATTTTCGAAACTGCTTTGACTTTGGATAGATgtagacaacaacaactttGTTATCTTGTTATTTAGAATCATGGGAGAAATCCCGTGAATGAAACCAACGTGAACAGTTGATGGACACTGAATGATTATGACGGGAAAAAATGAGTTCAATGCGTGACACTGTTTACCATATGAAAATAAATTCACGCCatatataaacaaaaatacattATCGATATTGACTTGCTTTTTGGAATCGCTGGAAGTGAACCCGGCACGTGAACAACTGGTGGACGCCGACGGTTCTTTACGTGACACTGTTTGATTTCCATCGACGGGATCTGATAAATCACGGCTTTGAAAACAACATTCGATGACCATGTTACTTTGgaatctccaccaattgttgACAGTTGAAATTTAATGAAGGATATTCATAAGCACAATTGCTCTATTTGGGTTTGACTATTTATggtatttaattttctttaattttcgCAATTAGGATAGATTCTCCACCACACATTATAATTATTCATTATCGATAAGACGTAAAAATTCAAGGATCTTTCTGTGTATATTTTTCATTCTATAGTTTTTCgaattcaattgttttaaaCAAATCTAATTCGTTTACAGAATCAACAGATGTTTCCAGGGCTGTCTACAGAGGGAAAGTGACGGCACCAGCGTTTCCATTTTGATCCTTAATTCTGGTCATGCCGAAATTCTGGGCCTCTTGCGAGTCGGTGCATTTGCCTTGTTCCAAATAATGCCAAGACCAGGCGCCCTGAAATCCATCAAAAATTATTAGCAATTCAACAGATTTTTGCATCTTTCTTATATTCACCTGGTAGCCATTGTCGTAGACGTATTGAAACATGTTCCCGATGTCGTCTCCCTCAGAGCAAACCGAAGCGAATTCACCGACCACCAGAGGCTTGTCGAGGCCGTACGAAGAGCCCGTCACCTTTGTGTAGGACATGGACATTTTGTTTACAAAGACTCGATCGAAAATGCCACCAAAATCCTACCTTGAATGGAGCATCGGGATTCCAGTATTGATTTCCTTGGCCGTCTTCATTCGAATAGGTGTGCATCTGATAGAAATCCAATTTTCCCGAGTTTCTGTTGCCAGCGGCTTTCAAACACGAATCCTTGTAATAGTTTCCTTTTCAAGAAATTGAAGGGTTATTAAGCAAAACAATCAACACAAATTCGTGTAGAGTACTTGACTGGGCCTTGCTGTCCGTCTGGGCATGTTCCGACCAAGAGCCAACAGTCACCAAGCAAGCGCTGTTCACCTGTTTAATCGCATCCGCTTGCCAGTTGACGAACGTCAAAATGCTGAAATCAAACCATCAATCAAGAaatgttcaattttaattccattaaaaaaagGTGTAGACTCACTTTTGCATGGGGACATTTGTGAAGGCGAAACCAGCACCGGTGTCTTTCAACGGAGTTGTATCAAAACACGCATCGCTGTTGTACTGGTTATTCAATACCAATCCTTCAGGTTCGTTCATGATCTCCCAAGCTGCCAGTGCAGGATGGTTACCCAAGGCAGTTACCATGGGCTAACAAATTACGATCAATCTCAATTAAAACCCAATCGATAAAGTGATGGTGATGCGTATAGTACCTTTAACGCGTTGTCGATGTAGGTCTGCAATTTAGAATAATCGTAAAGCAAATTCAAAGCCTTTTCTTGCGGTCTTTCAGCTCCGTTCCATAACACGAAAATGACCATAAGATTCTTGCTCTGCGCGAAATCCAAGAAGGATCGCATATCGCTGATCATTGTTCCCGTATTGTCTGGACCGGTCACGTAACCGTTGCTGTCGAACGCGGGTGTGTTAGCACCATCAACATGCAACCACATTCcttgaaatataaaaaaaaaaaacacatttaaaaaacattaaataaaagACGTTTTGTGATTCCTTACGGACGGAATTGCCTCCATTGGCGTCGATCCTAGTGAGCCATGACTCGAGGGTGGATTTAGAATTTGCGGCATACTGACCATTACCGAAATCATAACCGTAAGAGTTCCATGCGATGTTGACACCTGACAAGAAAACCTTTTGGCCGTTGTAGTAAAAATCGCGGCCACTGACCGTCAGACGGCCGGCGCTCAGCGATACCCAACAGCAGAGCAATAACGTAGCAAGTTTGAACATCGTGCCGGTTCCTagccttttttaaatttcgccACTGAACCTAGAGCACGTCAAAAACAATTGGGAATATTTAAAATTCAGGTGTATTTATACTGTCCTGAAACAGAGTCGATTGCATCCAACGAGGGCAGGGTAAACAAAACTTGTTATCGTCATCTCCCACGATTTGTTCTCACTGACAGTCCAAAGTGCACCTGTACTGGCCTGTTTTAATGATcgttgggtttttttcttcttcttgtgttTGTAGTTTATCGTTATCAGGACTGTCTGTTTCGTCTATCAGGAATAGcctaacctttttttttgaaggacTTAGTAAACAGTAAACAATCAATAAAACATGTTTACATTGACCAGGCCAGCTTTAATATCAGGTAGTGCataatgttttatttcttaatcATAGGATTTAATCTATTTGGGATTTAAGTTTATGATGTTGGTAACATTTTAAACTATTCATTGGGGCGATAGTAGCTGAAATATTGATGGACAATGAATTTTTGGCGAATCGTTTATTCCCGAAAAAAAGGTCAAATCTGAACAGTAAATCGTGCAACGTCGGGACATGTTTTTTTCCAGCAACAATCACACAGAAGATTCAACTTGTCtttgaaatcaaaattacATAGTTTTTAAAATCCGACAGGGAAGGTGACAGCACCTGCGGCACCGTTCTGGCCTTTCAATTTGTTCATGCCGCTGTTTTGCGTCGCTTGAGTGTCGGAGCATTCACCTCCAGCGTTGTATTGCCATGACCACACGCCCTGCGAACACATCAAACCcgaaaattaaacaatttgtCAAACAATAgccgtttgtttttgtttgttttttcaatccCCTCGATCCAACTCGGATTAATAAAATAGATTTTTAACCTGGTAACTGTTGTCGTAAGCATATTGGAAAAGATTTTGGATTCCCTCGTTCTGTGCGCAGACTGAAGCGAATTCTCCAATCACCAAGGGCTTGTCAAGTCCGTACGAAGAGCCAGACACCTATACTTATTAAATAACATTTATTTGAACTTTTCTAATTGATTTGCGTGTAAGCGAGTACTTTGAATGGAGCATCGGTATTCCATCGTCCGTTGTAGGAGTAGGTGTGCATTTGATAGAAATCCAGTTTGCCATTCGCTCTGCCACCACCAGCCACCAAGCAAGAATCAGTGTAGTAGTTTCCTACGTTTAacacatttaaaatttaaagatatgtcaaaacttgattttctaaattttaatgACGTACTTGATTGGCTCTTGGTGTCTGTCTGGGCATGTTCCGACCAAGAACCCAATGTGACTAGTGCAGCGCTATTCGCTTGTTTCACACCATCCGCTTGCCAGTTGACAAACTTCAAAATGCTGCGAGAtaacaaaaatcaatttaaaatcattttcaaaccaAATTAGAAATCTTACTTTTGCATAGGAATGTAAAGATTAGTCCAGCCAGCACCGGTGTCTTTCAATGGTGTCGTATCGAAGCAAGGATTGCCGTTGGCTTGATTATTGAAAAGGGATCCCTCCGGTTCGTTGATGATTTCCCAAGCACCAAGGGCAGGATGATTGCCCAATGCGCTTACCATAGgctttaaaaaacatgaattTAATTGGTTTTAAATTCAGTAGATGGTTAGAATCAAGTATATATACCTTTAGTGCGTTGTCGATGTAACTCTGCAGTTTAACTTCGTCCCAAAACAGGTTGATGGTGTTCTGTTCTCTCAGGTAAGCTCCGTTCCACAGGGCGAAGATCACCAAAATGTCCTTGGTTTGTGCAAAATCAAGGAACGAACGCATATCGTTGATCATGGTGCCTGTGCTATCGGGACCCGTAACCAAACCGTTGCTGTCGAACGCAGGTGTGTTGGCGCCTTCCACGTGCAACCAGATACCTTTATAATTGAACAGATCAAACAAATTTCAGCTGATTAGGAAATTAAGCAAAACTTGATGGACTTACGAATCGAATTGCCGCCGTTAGTGGAGATCTGCGTGAGCCAACTTTCCAGAGTCGATTTGGAATTGGCAGTGTATTGGCCATTGCCGAAATCGTAGCCGTAAGAGTTCCACGCGATGTTGGCACCTGACAGGAAAACCTTTTGCGCGTTGTAGTAAAAATCGCGGCCACTGGTCGTCAGACGACCGGCGCTCAGCGACGCCCAACAGCAGAGCAAAAGGCCAAGTAGTTTGAACATTCTTTTCGGATTGCTAACGAACAACAAACCCAATCTAcgatggatttttttttcagattctTTATATACCTGCTGGGGACTGTAGCGTGCAAGTAAACACATTCGTTATCAATAGAGAATTGCGTTCAAGATCGTGCTCAAATGTTATCTAACGTCGCCTTTTGAATAAGACCCAATAGCAATGCACCGCGTtaattcgtttttattttgctcTGCACGTGCGTTGTTGACGTCATTCGGTTTACTC belongs to Daphnia magna isolate NIES linkage group LG1, ASM2063170v1.1, whole genome shotgun sequence and includes:
- the LOC116931447 gene encoding mannan endo-1,4-beta-mannosidase; the protein is MFKLLGLLLCCWASLSAGRLTTSGRDFYYNAQKVFLSGANIAWNSYGYDFGNGQYTANSKSTLESWLTQISTNGGNSIRIWLHVEGANTPAFDSNGLVTGPDSTGTMINDMRSFLDFAQTKDILVIFALWNGAYLREQNTINLFWDEVKLQSYIDNALKPMVSALGNHPALGAWEIINEPEGSLFNNQANGNPCFDTTPLKDTGAGWTNLYIPMQNILKFVNWQADGVKQANSAALVTLGSWSEHAQTDTKSQSRNYYTDSCLVAGGGRANGKLDFYQMHTYSYNGRWNTDAPFKVSGSSYGLDKPLVIGEFASVCAQNEGIQNLFQYAYDNSYQGVWSWQYNAGGECSDTQATQNSGMNKLKGQNGAAGAVTFPVGF
- the LOC116931448 gene encoding mannan endo-1,4-beta-mannosidase — protein: MFKLATLLLCCWVSLSAGRLTVSGRDFYYNGQKVFLSGVNIAWNSYGYDFGNGQYAANSKSTLESWLTRIDANGGNSVRMWLHVDGANTPAFDSNGYVTGPDNTGTMISDMRSFLDFAQSKNLMVIFVLWNGAERPQEKALNLLYDYSKLQTYIDNALKPMVTALGNHPALAAWEIMNEPEGLVLNNQYNSDACFDTTPLKDTGAGFAFTNVPMQNILTFVNWQADAIKQVNSACLVTVGSWSEHAQTDSKAQSRNYYKDSCLKAAGNRNSGKLDFYQMHTYSNEDGQGNQYWNPDAPFKVTGSSYGLDKPLVVGEFASVCSEGDDIGNMFQYVYDNGYQGAWSWHYLEQGKCTDSQEAQNFGMTRIKDQNGNAGAVTFPL